The following coding sequences are from one Candidatus Borkfalkia ceftriaxoniphila window:
- a CDS encoding PulJ/GspJ family protein: MRSLSKKYSRAFTLYELVISIVLFALVASLVITFITYMSAFSEKNSASTQRVREQLALRKEIDFWFSAFDAENYTLSLERDGNRLLLASDRETGESYSVTEEVSDDGIKTFVFTYPSVTVVGEDVITGRVKCSHISAVYFTVYPEMPVFTLGEGEKSLRFTINTIVKPAMYACDIVYS, encoded by the coding sequence ATGAGATCGTTATCAAAAAAATATTCGCGGGCGTTTACGCTGTACGAACTGGTCATTTCTATCGTACTGTTCGCGCTGGTCGCGTCGCTCGTCATAACTTTCATCACGTATATGTCGGCGTTCAGCGAGAAAAACAGCGCCTCCACCCAGCGGGTGCGCGAACAACTCGCTCTGCGCAAGGAGATCGATTTTTGGTTTTCCGCGTTCGATGCCGAAAATTATACGCTTTCTCTCGAACGCGACGGGAACAGGCTGCTGCTCGCGTCGGATCGTGAAACGGGCGAATCGTACTCCGTGACGGAAGAAGTTTCCGACGACGGCATAAAAACTTTCGTCTTTACCTACCCGTCTGTCACGGTCGTCGGGGAAGATGTGATAACCGGCCGCGTGAAATGTTCGCATATCTCCGCCGTCTATTTCACCGTGTATCCCGAAATGCCTGTATTCACGCTTGGCGAGGGCGAAAAGTCGCTCCGCTTTACCATAAATACGATCGTCAAGCCCGCGATGTATGCTTGCGACATCGTCTATTCATAA
- a CDS encoding type II secretion system protein has translation MLKKMKKAFTITELVIVIAVIAILAAVLIPTFTHVVNNAKVSSAMQTCRNALTDYLALVGGDDDPDNDDATGMVFVSDGYAFVYLNSALQQIGDVDNLAVIKNDTGDISKLKATVGITFTGTFESTITIQFGDSDEGNKTITKTMFDAEEGKHNAQNLYFYAITLNNTRYSGYFTYEAGESPVLQLQGATYSYTCGYISQQGGDLKVTAA, from the coding sequence ATGTTAAAAAAAATGAAAAAGGCATTTACGATCACAGAACTCGTGATCGTGATCGCAGTCATCGCGATCCTCGCCGCGGTACTGATCCCCACGTTTACGCACGTTGTCAATAACGCAAAAGTTTCCTCGGCGATGCAGACGTGCAGAAACGCACTCACCGATTATCTCGCGCTCGTCGGCGGCGACGATGATCCCGATAACGACGACGCCACGGGCATGGTCTTCGTGTCCGACGGCTATGCGTTCGTGTATCTCAACAGCGCTTTGCAGCAGATCGGCGATGTTGATAATCTCGCGGTCATTAAAAACGATACTGGAGATATTTCGAAGTTGAAAGCGACTGTAGGCATTACTTTTACAGGTACTTTCGAATCGACGATTACCATTCAATTCGGCGACTCGGACGAAGGAAATAAAACAATCACGAAGACTATGTTTGATGCGGAAGAGGGAAAACATAATGCGCAGAATCTGTATTTTTACGCAATTACTCTCAACAATACGCGTTATTCCGGTTATTTCACGTATGAGGCGGGGGAATCTCCAGTTCTGCAGTTACAGGGCGCAACGTATTCGTATACCTGTGGCTATATCAGTCAACAAGGCGGCGATTTGAAGGTTACGGCCGCTTAA
- a CDS encoding type II secretion system protein, whose translation MENNRFGKSGVKNKTRRAFTITELVIVIAVIAILAAVLIPTFSSVIKNSKKSHDEQYVKEINVALSAYKGETGMAPEDYEGLMLVLKDYGLTDESNPFLLATALKQENAYIVWYPNANSVMLISEDTDNLMVTFTSSIGLGNGVFVLDSLGNTSTLGYALCTNGEYNYVAQLYYDFYVTCGGDITEFITSGSYDAADIKQNIGNQAWANSIIASLKNQQQGYSHSAKIEASITEQLKTSNSATIDIGEITSGATDSVKVQQAVRSSLATLATMANADDQAEKLAKKTVKFADVEDVEVDMSGVQTTAIGLTYRKEIKEASIANNTPSSFSTDFGGMTIKNFEVKENDFVASGSEWQTAADNGYSGPAYCFTYGLFGTLYAKPGETVTVSNLTVKDVNVNLNGATETIGGQKVAAISDMAGIIAGYTQGNVTFKNITVDGSSVEGEKGSFSGYDGVAAIVGRCYGATQNASDNNTVLIEDCHISDISIYGQRRASAFVGYFGVGANISIKDSSVKNVDITVERRDGGALYTGLFAHSPAGNHTLTVDGVTAENVTTSVKFYDTNSNLVDLEDLASGSNLARYYYVEENGAKVLLMCSSATDKNDLRETGNGFTLNGKKVNIGAVNKPGEVSFAA comes from the coding sequence ATGGAAAACAATCGTTTCGGAAAGTCCGGCGTGAAAAACAAAACGCGCCGCGCTTTCACCATCACGGAACTTGTCATCGTGATCGCCGTTATCGCGATCCTTGCGGCAGTCCTGATTCCCACGTTTTCAAGTGTGATCAAGAACAGCAAGAAATCGCATGACGAACAGTATGTCAAGGAAATCAACGTCGCGCTTTCCGCATACAAAGGCGAAACGGGCATGGCTCCCGAAGATTACGAGGGTCTTATGCTCGTTCTGAAAGATTACGGTCTGACGGATGAAAGCAATCCCTTCCTGCTCGCCACGGCGCTCAAACAGGAAAACGCTTACATAGTGTGGTATCCCAACGCCAACTCGGTCATGCTTATTTCGGAAGATACCGACAATCTTATGGTCACGTTCACGTCCTCCATCGGTTTGGGCAACGGTGTTTTCGTGCTCGACAGCCTGGGTAACACGTCCACGCTCGGCTACGCCCTCTGCACGAACGGCGAGTATAACTACGTGGCGCAGTTATATTATGACTTTTACGTGACCTGCGGCGGCGATATTACAGAATTTATCACTTCCGGCTCGTACGACGCTGCGGACATCAAGCAGAATATCGGCAATCAGGCGTGGGCAAACAGCATTATCGCCTCGCTCAAAAACCAGCAGCAAGGTTACAGCCACTCGGCGAAAATAGAGGCGAGCATCACCGAACAGTTGAAGACCTCCAACTCCGCGACGATCGATATCGGCGAGATCACGTCGGGCGCCACCGATTCCGTCAAGGTGCAGCAGGCCGTCCGCTCATCGCTGGCGACGCTCGCGACCATGGCAAACGCGGACGACCAGGCGGAAAAACTCGCCAAAAAGACGGTCAAATTTGCCGACGTGGAAGACGTCGAAGTCGATATGTCGGGCGTACAGACGACGGCGATCGGCCTTACGTACCGCAAAGAGATCAAGGAAGCGTCCATCGCCAACAACACGCCCTCTTCGTTTTCGACCGATTTCGGCGGCATGACCATCAAAAATTTCGAAGTGAAGGAAAACGACTTCGTTGCGTCGGGTTCCGAATGGCAGACTGCGGCGGATAACGGATATTCCGGTCCTGCCTACTGCTTTACGTACGGCCTGTTCGGCACGCTCTATGCGAAACCCGGCGAAACGGTCACCGTATCCAACCTCACCGTAAAGGACGTCAATGTGAACCTCAACGGCGCGACCGAAACGATCGGCGGACAGAAAGTCGCTGCCATTTCCGATATGGCGGGCATCATCGCGGGCTATACGCAGGGCAACGTGACCTTTAAAAATATCACGGTGGACGGCTCCTCTGTGGAAGGCGAAAAAGGTTCGTTCTCCGGCTACGACGGCGTTGCCGCCATCGTCGGCAGATGCTACGGCGCTACGCAGAATGCGTCGGATAACAATACCGTTCTCATTGAGGACTGCCATATTTCCGATATTTCCATTTACGGCCAGCGCAGGGCTTCGGCGTTCGTCGGCTACTTCGGTGTGGGCGCGAATATTTCCATCAAAGACAGTTCCGTGAAAAACGTGGATATCACGGTAGAGAGAAGAGACGGCGGCGCTCTGTACACTGGGCTTTTCGCACACTCGCCCGCAGGAAACCACACTCTTACCGTGGACGGCGTTACGGCGGAAAACGTGACGACTTCGGTTAAATTTTACGATACAAACAGTAATCTGGTAGATTTGGAAGATCTCGCGTCAGGGAGCAATCTCGCCCGATATTATTATGTGGAAGAAAACGGTGCGAAAGTCCTGTTGATGTGCTCTTCTGCCACGGATAAAAACGACTTGCGCGAAACGGGCAACGGTTTTACTTTGAACGGCAAAAAAGTAAACATCGGAGCGGTCAACAAACCCGGCGAAGTTTCTTTCGCCGCATAA
- a CDS encoding cob(I)yrinic acid a,c-diamide adenosyltransferase — protein MASDKTISETGLVHVYCGDGKGKTTAAIGLCARAAGSGKKVLFVQFFKDGSSAENVSLRSLANVETMHEPRYFGRVVNMGQAEFSLCRSAYSALFERALRRAAEENFDLLVLDEAVSACNHGAIDEKQLLGFLKARPAGLEVVLTGRDPSQALMEAADYVTEMKKFKHPFESGIAARRGIEF, from the coding sequence ATGGCGTCTGATAAAACTATTTCGGAAACGGGACTCGTACACGTTTACTGCGGCGACGGAAAAGGCAAGACGACGGCTGCGATCGGGCTGTGCGCGCGCGCCGCGGGCAGCGGAAAAAAGGTACTGTTCGTACAGTTTTTCAAGGACGGTAGTTCTGCGGAAAACGTATCTTTGCGTTCTCTTGCGAACGTGGAAACCATGCACGAGCCGCGCTATTTCGGCCGCGTTGTCAATATGGGGCAGGCAGAATTTTCTCTGTGCCGCAGCGCGTATTCCGCCCTGTTCGAAAGAGCGCTGCGCCGCGCAGCGGAGGAGAACTTTGATCTACTGGTGCTGGACGAGGCGGTTTCCGCCTGCAATCACGGCGCGATCGACGAAAAGCAACTTCTGGGTTTTCTGAAAGCCCGCCCTGCGGGGCTGGAAGTCGTGCTCACGGGAAGAGACCCCTCCCAAGCGCTCATGGAAGCGGCGGATTACGTCACGGAAATGAAAAAATTCAAACACCCTTTCGAATCGGGGATCGCTGCACGCCGCGGCATCGAGTTTTGA
- a CDS encoding cobyric acid synthase encodes MKAKPIMIQGTMSNAGKSLTAAALCRVLKQEGLRVAPFKSQNMALNSFVTKEGFEMGRAQVVQAEAAGKEADVRMNPVLLKPTTDVGSQVVVLGKSVGNMSARDYFAYKKTLMPAVMEAYEGLAAENDVIVIEGAGSPVELNLNDNDIVNMGLASRLNAPVLLVGDIDRGGIFAQLCGTVSLLSDRERALVKGLLVNKFRGDVTLFSEGAKLLETLSSKPVLGVVPYFSLDIDDEDSLSERLQAKGKGEGIDVAVLRLPKLSNFTDFAPFERSKGCSVRYVSRVCEFGAPDLVVLPGTKSTIEDLRFLKSSGLAEQVVAAAHRGVPVFGVCGGFQMLGKKVADPFGCECGGEEEGLGLLPLETVFGREKCLRETKGVIGGLSGVFSCLNGQNYTGYEIHMGQSGEHAAIVNSGCVYGTYVHGIFDEAGTAAKIVQALGGAPVEDEDARAVKEKNYDELARLFRGSVDMKKVMEIIEHGV; translated from the coding sequence ATGAAAGCCAAACCTATCATGATCCAGGGCACTATGTCCAACGCGGGCAAGAGCCTTACGGCGGCGGCGCTTTGCAGAGTGCTGAAACAGGAGGGACTGCGCGTCGCTCCTTTCAAGTCGCAGAACATGGCGCTCAATTCTTTCGTCACGAAAGAAGGATTCGAGATGGGCCGCGCGCAGGTCGTGCAGGCGGAAGCGGCGGGCAAAGAGGCGGACGTGCGCATGAATCCCGTTCTGTTAAAGCCGACGACGGACGTAGGCTCACAGGTCGTCGTACTCGGCAAGTCCGTCGGAAATATGTCCGCGCGCGACTATTTTGCGTATAAAAAAACGCTGATGCCCGCCGTTATGGAGGCATACGAGGGACTTGCGGCGGAAAACGACGTCATCGTCATCGAGGGCGCGGGCAGTCCCGTCGAACTCAATTTAAACGACAACGATATCGTGAATATGGGGCTCGCTTCGCGTTTGAACGCACCCGTGCTGTTGGTGGGGGATATCGACCGCGGCGGCATCTTTGCCCAACTTTGCGGCACGGTTTCGCTGCTGTCCGATCGGGAACGCGCGCTTGTCAAAGGACTTCTCGTCAACAAATTCCGCGGCGACGTTACCCTCTTTTCGGAGGGCGCGAAACTGCTTGAAACGTTATCCTCAAAACCCGTTCTGGGCGTAGTGCCTTACTTTTCATTGGACATCGACGACGAAGACAGCCTTTCCGAACGCTTGCAGGCAAAGGGGAAGGGCGAGGGGATCGACGTTGCCGTCCTGCGCCTCCCGAAACTTTCAAACTTTACCGATTTTGCGCCGTTTGAGCGATCGAAAGGGTGTTCGGTCCGCTATGTTTCCCGCGTTTGCGAGTTCGGCGCGCCCGATCTGGTCGTTCTCCCCGGCACAAAGAGCACCATAGAGGATCTGCGGTTTTTAAAATCGAGCGGACTTGCGGAGCAAGTCGTAGCGGCGGCGCACCGAGGCGTGCCCGTGTTCGGCGTATGCGGCGGATTTCAGATGCTGGGCAAAAAAGTCGCCGACCCTTTCGGCTGCGAATGCGGCGGCGAGGAGGAGGGACTTGGGCTTCTTCCCCTGGAAACGGTGTTCGGCCGCGAAAAGTGCCTGCGCGAAACGAAAGGCGTGATCGGCGGGCTTTCGGGCGTGTTTTCCTGCCTGAACGGGCAAAATTATACGGGCTACGAGATCCATATGGGGCAGTCGGGCGAACACGCGGCAATCGTAAACAGCGGCTGCGTGTACGGCACTTATGTGCACGGCATTTTCGACGAAGCGGGAACCGCCGCGAAAATTGTACAGGCTCTGGGCGGTGCGCCCGTCGAGGACGAAGACGCGCGGGCGGTCAAGGAAAAAAATTACGACGAACTGGCTCGGCTGTTCCGCGGGAGCGTGGATATGAAAAAGGTAATGGAGATCATCGAACATGGCGTCTGA
- a CDS encoding pyridoxal phosphate-dependent aminotransferase — protein sequence MRFLQDKHGGDPQAEIDFSVNISPLGMSGTVFDACVSALRRADRYPDPYCAALRAALSVKESVPAENILAGNGAAELIYAYAASHAGERAAVLAPTFSEYANAVRAFGGEVGYVFDFAAAERAVCGGAKTVFVCAPNNPDGAMPSRGEVFSLADACAASGARLFLDACFYDFVDDPEFSLTELFALPNVLVLQALTKSCALAGVRLGYLMGASEELQRISEKSQPWNVSSLAQAAGAAAAVDRRYFGLLRETVRTERAFLEDALRRAGYAPFPSRANFLLFEGEEDLAARLKERGIAIRDCGDFAGLTPAAGKRYYRIGVRTHAENEALRRALLKEKE from the coding sequence ATGCGCTTTTTGCAAGATAAACACGGCGGAGATCCGCAGGCGGAAATTGATTTTTCCGTGAATATCAGCCCGCTCGGCATGAGCGGGACAGTGTTCGACGCCTGCGTTTCCGCCCTGCGGCGCGCCGACCGCTATCCCGACCCGTACTGCGCGGCGCTTCGCGCCGCTCTCTCCGTAAAAGAGTCCGTCCCCGCAGAAAATATTCTCGCCGGTAACGGCGCGGCGGAACTTATCTACGCCTATGCGGCGTCGCATGCGGGCGAACGGGCAGCGGTTTTGGCCCCCACGTTTTCCGAATATGCCAACGCCGTGCGCGCGTTCGGCGGAGAGGTCGGTTATGTTTTCGACTTTGCGGCGGCGGAACGGGCGGTTTGCGGCGGCGCAAAGACTGTGTTCGTATGCGCGCCGAACAATCCCGACGGCGCCATGCCCTCGCGCGGTGAGGTATTTTCCCTCGCAGACGCGTGCGCGGCGAGCGGCGCACGGCTGTTTCTGGACGCCTGTTTTTACGATTTCGTGGATGACCCCGAATTTTCTTTGACGGAATTATTTGCACTGCCAAACGTACTTGTTTTGCAGGCGCTCACCAAAAGTTGCGCGCTCGCCGGCGTGCGGTTGGGGTATCTGATGGGGGCGTCGGAAGAACTGCAACGAATTTCCGAAAAATCACAGCCCTGGAACGTGTCCTCGCTCGCGCAGGCGGCGGGCGCCGCGGCGGCTGTGGATCGGCGGTATTTCGGATTGCTGCGCGAAACGGTGCGTACCGAGCGCGCGTTTCTGGAAGACGCGCTGCGCCGCGCGGGATACGCGCCCTTCCCCTCGCGGGCAAATTTTCTTTTGTTCGAGGGAGAGGAGGATCTCGCCGCGCGGCTGAAAGAGCGCGGCATTGCCATACGCGACTGCGGCGATTTTGCGGGGCTGACGCCCGCGGCGGGAAAACGATACTATCGCATCGGCGTGCGGACGCACGCGGAAAACGAGGCGCTGCGCCGAGCGCTTTTGAAGGAGAAAGAGTGA
- the cbiB gene encoding adenosylcobinamide-phosphate synthase CbiB gives MAVTLLRFTFYSVLIGFVIDLFVGDPRRFPHPIIAIGKFISLCERAFRKIFPKTPAGETAGGACMVVCVCIVSAGVPAGLSALCFWLSPYAYLALSSLFCWLVLAAHSLRKESMKVYKKFKEGDVEGARFAVSMIVGRDTGTLDEKGIARAAVETVAENTSDGVVAPLLFLFLGGAVGGFLYKAVNTMDSMVGYKENGYLYFGKAAARTDDVFNYIPARLSALFMLLASVVLRYRPRNAWKIWRRDRRKHASPNSAQTESVCAGALGLRLAGDAVYHGVLHEKPYIGDALREIEPFDIVRANRLMYCTAFAALVVFAAIAAPVLFLAI, from the coding sequence ATGGCAGTAACTTTATTGCGGTTTACTTTTTATTCGGTTCTGATAGGCTTTGTCATCGATCTTTTCGTCGGCGATCCGCGCCGCTTTCCGCACCCGATCATCGCCATCGGCAAGTTCATTTCCCTTTGCGAACGCGCTTTTCGGAAAATTTTCCCCAAAACGCCCGCAGGCGAAACCGCGGGCGGCGCGTGCATGGTCGTTTGCGTGTGCATCGTTTCGGCGGGCGTGCCTGCGGGACTTTCGGCGCTGTGCTTTTGGCTCAGCCCCTATGCCTATCTTGCTCTCTCCTCACTGTTTTGCTGGCTCGTCCTTGCGGCGCACAGCCTGCGTAAGGAGAGCATGAAAGTGTACAAAAAATTCAAGGAAGGGGACGTGGAGGGCGCGCGCTTTGCCGTTTCGATGATCGTAGGCAGAGATACGGGCACGCTCGACGAAAAGGGGATCGCCCGCGCGGCGGTGGAAACGGTCGCGGAAAACACGTCCGACGGCGTCGTCGCGCCGCTGCTGTTCCTGTTTCTGGGCGGCGCGGTCGGCGGATTTCTGTATAAGGCGGTCAATACGATGGACTCGATGGTCGGCTATAAAGAGAACGGCTATCTGTATTTCGGAAAGGCCGCGGCCCGCACCGACGACGTGTTCAACTATATCCCCGCGCGCCTTTCGGCGCTGTTCATGCTTTTGGCGTCGGTCGTCTTACGGTATCGCCCCCGCAACGCGTGGAAAATCTGGCGGAGGGACAGGCGTAAGCACGCGTCGCCCAACTCCGCGCAGACGGAATCGGTGTGCGCGGGCGCTTTGGGGCTTCGGCTGGCGGGGGACGCCGTCTATCACGGCGTTCTGCACGAAAAACCGTACATCGGCGACGCGCTGCGCGAGATCGAACCCTTCGACATCGTGCGCGCCAACCGTTTGATGTACTGTACGGCGTTTGCCGCGCTCGTCGTCTTTGCGGCGATCGCCGCGCCCGTTCTGTTTTTAGCGATTTAG
- a CDS encoding histidine phosphatase family protein, with translation MNDLYFIRHGKTAGNEQKRYIGRTDEPLSALGRAELAEKDAPFAEIVAVSPLVRCVESAKILYPHAKQFVVNGFRECDFGDFEGKNYAELSDNADYQEWIDSNGTLPFPHGEQPLAFRARCVEAFGDFANTLRNGQSAALVVHGGTIMAILSALALPKKDFYDWHIGNGQGVAAVWNGRTLAVGGALWQ, from the coding sequence ATGAACGACCTGTATTTTATCCGCCACGGCAAAACGGCAGGCAACGAACAAAAACGTTATATCGGCCGCACCGACGAACCGCTCTCCGCGCTCGGACGGGCGGAACTTGCGGAAAAAGACGCGCCTTTCGCGGAAATCGTCGCCGTATCGCCGCTTGTCCGCTGCGTTGAAAGTGCGAAAATTTTATACCCGCACGCAAAGCAATTCGTCGTCAACGGTTTTCGCGAATGCGATTTCGGGGATTTCGAGGGGAAAAATTACGCGGAACTTTCGGACAATGCCGACTATCAGGAATGGATAGACTCGAACGGAACGCTTCCTTTTCCGCACGGAGAGCAACCGCTCGCCTTCCGCGCGCGCTGCGTCGAGGCTTTCGGCGATTTCGCGAACACTCTCCGCAACGGGCAGAGCGCCGCGCTCGTCGTGCACGGCGGCACGATCATGGCGATCCTTTCCGCCCTCGCTTTGCCGAAAAAAGATTTTTACGATTGGCATATCGGAAACGGACAGGGAGTCGCCGCCGTCTGGAACGGCAGAACGCTCGCCGTCGGGGGCGCGTTATGGCAGTAA
- a CDS encoding bifunctional adenosylcobinamide kinase/adenosylcobinamide-phosphate guanylyltransferase, translated as MLTLVIGGRSQGKIEFIRTQFGLSDAEIVSASQIDAYPSARALVHLEELVRERGGAALSALEEWLASEDRIVCCDEVGLGVVPVDRAEREYRDEVGKTLCALAARAERVYRVIAGIGQRIK; from the coding sequence ATGCTGACGCTTGTCATCGGCGGCAGGTCGCAGGGGAAAATTGAATTTATCCGAACACAATTCGGTCTGTCGGACGCGGAAATCGTTTCCGCCTCGCAAATTGACGCGTATCCTTCCGCGCGCGCGCTCGTGCATCTGGAAGAACTCGTCAGAGAGCGCGGCGGCGCGGCGCTCTCCGCTTTGGAAGAATGGCTCGCGTCGGAGGATCGGATCGTATGCTGCGACGAAGTGGGGCTGGGCGTCGTGCCCGTCGATCGCGCCGAGCGGGAATACCGCGACGAGGTGGGCAAAACGTTGTGCGCGCTTGCCGCGCGTGCGGAACGGGTGTACCGCGTCATCGCGGGCATAGGGCAGAGGATCAAATGA
- a CDS encoding adenosylcobinamide-GDP ribazoletransferase, giving the protein MRSILNGLLIALSMYSKIPVPQAEWNERNMRYAFCFFPLVGALIGGIGYGLYYLFDFLAFPPLLVAACVTVLPVLVTGGIHLDGFCDTLDAVSSRQPRERKLEILKDSHAGAFAIIWCVVYFVAYFAAAGTLTLQTYAVFALAYPLERALSALSIMNFRSAKEGLASTFKNSGSRAAVSVVCALWLVAAAAGCILLSPVLGAIVIGCGIAAYLLCIAVIFKTFGGMSGDLAGWLLQVIELVMLLAAAIGGFYLC; this is encoded by the coding sequence ATGAGATCGATCTTGAACGGGCTGCTCATCGCCCTGTCCATGTATTCCAAAATACCCGTGCCGCAGGCGGAATGGAACGAGCGCAATATGCGCTATGCGTTTTGCTTTTTTCCGCTCGTCGGCGCATTGATCGGCGGGATCGGCTACGGTCTGTACTATCTTTTCGACTTTCTCGCCTTTCCGCCCCTGCTCGTTGCGGCGTGCGTCACTGTATTGCCCGTGCTCGTTACGGGCGGCATCCATCTGGACGGATTCTGCGACACGTTGGACGCCGTCTCTTCCCGTCAGCCGCGCGAGAGGAAACTGGAAATATTGAAGGATTCGCACGCGGGCGCTTTCGCGATCATCTGGTGCGTCGTCTATTTCGTCGCGTACTTTGCGGCGGCGGGCACGCTCACGCTCCAAACGTATGCGGTTTTTGCGCTCGCCTATCCGTTAGAACGGGCTTTGAGCGCTCTTTCCATCATGAATTTCCGTTCGGCAAAGGAAGGGCTTGCCTCCACGTTTAAAAATTCGGGCAGCCGCGCGGCGGTGAGCGTCGTGTGCGCTTTATGGCTGGTCGCCGCGGCGGCGGGCTGTATCCTGCTTTCTCCCGTGCTCGGCGCGATCGTGATCGGGTGCGGCATCGCGGCGTATCTTCTGTGCATCGCCGTCATTTTCAAAACGTTCGGCGGTATGTCGGGCGACCTCGCGGGCTGGCTTTTGCAAGTCATCGAACTGGTCATGCTTCTCGCCGCCGCGATAGGAGGGTTTTATCTATGCTGA
- a CDS encoding bifunctional adenosylcobinamide kinase/adenosylcobinamide-phosphate guanylyltransferase, whose translation MIALFTGGSGSGKSEMAEAFACRRAEGGKLYYFATMRVWGEEGRARVEKHRRQREGKGFETIECPDRLPRGIAGGVILLECLSNRLANAMFGENEPDPVGVILSEIDALARENDLVVVTNEIFSDGAQYDAETAKYIENLGILNQELARRAQIFAESVYSLPVVHKGALE comes from the coding sequence GTGATCGCGCTGTTTACGGGCGGGAGCGGCAGCGGCAAGTCTGAAATGGCGGAAGCGTTCGCCTGCCGCCGCGCCGAGGGCGGAAAACTGTATTACTTCGCCACCATGCGCGTGTGGGGGGAAGAGGGCAGGGCGCGCGTCGAAAAGCACCGCCGCCAGCGCGAGGGCAAGGGCTTTGAAACGATCGAGTGTCCCGACCGCCTGCCGCGCGGGATCGCGGGCGGCGTCATCCTGCTCGAATGCCTTTCCAACCGACTCGCAAACGCCATGTTCGGAGAAAACGAACCCGACCCCGTCGGCGTGATTTTATCGGAGATAGACGCGCTCGCGCGCGAGAACGATCTCGTCGTCGTTACGAACGAGATTTTCTCCGACGGCGCGCAATACGACGCGGAAACGGCGAAATATATTGAAAATCTGGGGATTCTGAATCAAGAACTCGCACGGCGGGCGCAGATATTTGCGGAGAGCGTGTATTCTCTGCCCGTCGTGCACAAGGGAGCGCTGGAATGA
- the cobT gene encoding nicotinate-nucleotide--dimethylbenzimidazole phosphoribosyltransferase: protein MEFKTAVYSEEARSRAYKRWDSIAKPLKGMGMFEDTIAQIEGMPAAHIGNKRCVLVFCADNGVVEEGVTQTGSEVTAAVAGNMASGNATVCKMAKVARADVFPVDIGMLRPVEGVRDVHVLRGTGNFYRTRAMSREDCEKAIMTGASLVKELHAKGYSMIATGEMGIGNTTTASAVACALLGAEPRYLTGKGAGLSDAGLRRKIEVIEQSLARLNPDSGDAVDVLSKVGGLDIAGMCGAFIGGAEAGIPVLIDGVISAVAALCAANICPASKDYMIASHMSGEPAAKFVFEKLGIRAPICANMALGEGTGAVALMPLLDMAYAVYGGMLAFSDAGIEEYKPL from the coding sequence ATGGAATTTAAAACGGCAGTATATAGCGAAGAGGCGCGCAGCCGCGCGTATAAGCGTTGGGATTCCATCGCCAAGCCGCTCAAAGGTATGGGAATGTTTGAAGATACGATCGCGCAGATCGAGGGTATGCCCGCGGCGCATATCGGCAACAAGCGCTGCGTGCTCGTGTTCTGCGCGGATAACGGCGTGGTCGAGGAGGGCGTTACGCAGACGGGCAGCGAGGTGACCGCGGCCGTTGCGGGAAATATGGCGTCGGGCAACGCCACGGTGTGCAAGATGGCGAAAGTCGCGCGCGCGGACGTGTTCCCCGTCGATATCGGAATGCTCCGCCCCGTCGAGGGCGTGCGCGACGTGCACGTTTTGCGCGGAACGGGCAATTTTTACCGCACGCGCGCCATGTCGCGCGAGGATTGCGAAAAGGCGATCATGACGGGCGCTTCGCTCGTGAAAGAACTGCACGCGAAGGGCTATTCGATGATCGCCACGGGCGAAATGGGCATCGGCAACACCACCACGGCGAGCGCGGTGGCTTGCGCCCTGCTCGGCGCCGAGCCCCGTTATCTCACGGGCAAGGGCGCGGGGCTGTCCGACGCGGGCTTACGGAGGAAGATCGAGGTCATCGAGCAGTCGCTCGCGCGCCTGAACCCCGATAGCGGCGACGCGGTCGACGTGCTGTCCAAAGTCGGCGGGCTGGATATCGCGGGCATGTGCGGCGCGTTCATCGGCGGCGCCGAAGCGGGGATCCCCGTCTTGATCGACGGCGTCATCTCGGCGGTCGCGGCGCTGTGCGCGGCGAATATCTGCCCCGCGAGCAAAGATTATATGATCGCGAGCCATATGTCGGGCGAGCCCGCGGCAAAATTCGTGTTCGAAAAACTGGGCATACGGGCGCCCATCTGCGCGAATATGGCGCTCGGCGAAGGCACGGGCGCGGTCGCGCTCATGCCGCTTCTGGATATGGCGTATGCCGTCTACGGCGGTATGCTCGCCTTTTCCGACGCGGGCATCGAGGAGTACAAGCCGCTGTGA